The following DNA comes from Rosa rugosa chromosome 5, drRosRugo1.1, whole genome shotgun sequence.
TCCGTTCCAGAAGTTCCTCGAACGCGGAAGAAGCTTCCGAGGAATCCAGGCCCGAGAAGTGATTCCTAATCTTCTCAGTTCCGAAGTTCTGAAATCCGTGATTGCGGCCAGGAAATCCGTGGCTGCGGCTCCGGAGAATTCCCCTGAAAAACCAAAAGCAAAGCCTATGACGATTTTCTACGGCGGAAGCGTCTCTGTTTTCGACGTCACTCCGGACAAGGTtggttctttttcttaattagaTTGCTTTGTGTTAATGGGAAATTTTATAGGTTCCAATACATAGTTACTAATTAATTACCATTACAATTGTTTGCTTTGCTTAGTTTGAGAGCATAGTGAAGCTTGCCATGGAAGAGAAATTCAAAGCTGCTGGAGCTGCAGATCATCAACCACTGGAGCCAAAACAACAACAGCTGGTGAATGTTGAGGATCCTCTCAATGAAGGTAGGTTCTGTAATTTCACTTCGCATTTACATGTTAGATTTCTTTTTTGACTCTAACTTTAAGGAATTGTATTTCGTTGAGAATACTACACTTTTAGTATTGAATTCAAATACAGTAAAGTAGATTTGGTTGCAGTTAAGACCGTGCACGTTAAAACAGTGTTGGTCTAACTAAATCTTCTTTATTCTCTGGTCAATAagatttttattaatttttgtgtGATTATATATAGATAAATAATGGGTAATTCGGATATAATATATCGGACACATTTTATTTCGTTTTTGCGTAACTTGTGTTTTCATTATTATGTTTCAGATCTGCCAATTGCTCGTGGAAAATATCTGCCAATTGCTCGTGGAAAATCACTCCAAAGATTTTTGGAGAAGCGTAAAGAGAGGTAAACCCGGCCACACACGAATTCATTGCTTCCTAGACATACTATGCTACTTCAATTGTAACACCAAGTCTGGGTCAACAGTAACACTACTGTAATTAACCTAACTTTGGATAGAGATGATGAGCATGTGACCCTATGATAGCTAACTGACGCGTTATGTTTGATTTGATATGATTGCAGGTTGAACACGGTGTCCCCATATGGTTGTCACACCACCAACTGCTAGGAGTCTAGGCCACGCCAAACGCGTTTCGCAACCGAAAAAAGTTACAAGACTTTAGAAATCTAATTAGAAAAGAAGGAGACGAGAGTAGTAGTACTTAgcattttatgtttttgcttgAATTATGAATGGGGCTCAAAAGAAAGAGTGTATTCCCCCCTTGGCTATAGTCTTTTTTTGACGTGAATGCTGTACAAAGGCTTTTTCACGTTTTAGTTACGGGGGGCTTTTGCTTTGCTTTTGGCCTCGTAGTATTATTCTCTATGTCGACTCGTCTCCTTCCTCCCACTTTCCTTAGTGGTCTTTATGTGACCATTCTTTTATTAATGTCATAATGTGTAAAGCATTATATATATGACACTTCAATTCAATTCTTTATAGATTATCAGTATTAGCACCTACTCACATGTGACATTTTCTTTGCGACCTAACTGTACTGTTGTTTAATACTATCATCGAGTTTCGTGGAACTATATCATTCTGGGGATTGGTTTGAAATTTAGAAACGTGTGTTGTTTAGAGCATACATAAAACACGGAAACCACACATGGCTATTTTCTAATTTAACTTAGCTTGGAAGTCATATCCCGTTTGTTGTTTTGGATCTGGTATTTGTTAGTCGTGATGAATGGGGCAGCTCTTTTTAAAGGGACAAAAGTCTTCCTTCTCCCTGAAAATTTACTAAAACCAAGgcataattttcaattttgagacTCCCACACCTCCACCCAGCCTCTATCTTGACCAGATCTTCTAGGGTCTCCTCCAATTTAGTcacattttctttgtttgctcgAGCTATTATTTCCTTTGAATTTTGCGTTTATTTGGATTTCTTTCTCTTATAAGGCCATCTACATATTAGAAAGTCGTCTTAAGCTAGTCTTTTAGATCACCATAATTCTTGGACGGCTATTAAAATAAAGATGACTTTCTACCGAGAACTTTTGAAATGAGGAATTCATGATAACTTTCAAATCAATGGTTTGATGAAtgtttaattttaatttataaTATTCAACCAAGAACTCATCAAACCATTAAATTCATAATAAGCCCTTATTTTAAAAATCTGTACTAGAGTCTAGAGAGAGCTCTTTTAAGACAACAAAAACTTTTGAGGGGATTTTAGGGAACGTGATGTTTGAAATCACATGTTTTGTTCAATTCCAATACCAAGTTCAAGCAATCATACTAAATTCGGGTTTCTTTAATATCATTTCAAAGTAAGACATAAAGAGGCTCATAGCGGTTGACTTGCTTGCTTTGGTTTAGGCCTGTCATCGTATACTACATGATCAACAAATCAAGTAATTTATTTTGCTAATAACATAAAATTCGGACCTACTTATAACATAAAATGTTGATTTGACTATCTCAGTAGACTTCCTGCATCCAATAATAAAATCACAAGATCTACTAGATGGTCTAACATTCTAACCATGATGACCCACTCGATGGTTTTACCTCCCGAGTCCAAACTTGGGTACATAAGAGATTTGAAAGACCTGAACGTTCTTTTAGATTCATCCGTCGACAAAGCAACAAGACTCGTGTGAATCGTGTCCTTTGTTAGGTGCCGGATTAATTCACAAATAGCAAGACTGATTTAATTGTTAGTGGGGACTGGGGAGGGGTACCATTTCATGAAACACGTGATTAAATATCTTCATCCTGAGAAACTTACTAAGAATTTCTACAAATAAAATTATATTCAAATTTTAACTTATTTACCATGACCACCCTAATCTGTCTCGGAATATATCTGTCCTGGAAATCAAACCGAAATGTATTGTGACTAACAAGCCTCTccttaggcctcatcaaaaagcccgcggatcaagtgggccgatggaggcccgccaaaaagcccgcaaaaacccggcccggcccataaAAGCCAGCTAGGCCCGGGCCCataaaagcccgtaaactattttatatatatgtgtgtgtgtgtgtttataaatatatataaaaatatatatatatatatatatatatatatatatatataatagatatgtgtgtgtgtttatatatatgtatatatatatatatatatgtgtgtgtgtgtggaagttctcatacttctatatagaatatgtgcatgtatattctaaaaaacaagtgacaacggttgaccaattcgatcggattcgaaaatatggtgaaattagctaatttttttgggttaatgctcatacaccccagattcctgagaatacttctcatacaccccagtgtcttatttttattcctctttaCACAACTCTTTCTCGTTTCCTTTCTCACCATCCCATCTTATCAAAGTCCCTTCCAGTAGTACCCTTTTTTCTAAATTGTCTTTATCAATTTGGTTGTTTGGTTTCTTTGCTATCtgttttccttatttatttatagttttgatgaaacgtggtgagCCCATCAGAGTTTATTcgtttacatatatatacagacgtTGCAATCATCCTCTATTTCAGAGGTAAACAGTACACTTTACTATTCAAGATTTCTATCATTGACATATCTgcaaaaatactagcaaagaactgcataaggaaagagaaaaattgagaaaattgaaagaatacAGAGAAAGTCTTAATAGAGAGACACCCAATTACTGGGATATtatctatagacttcaaactagaatttataaattagaagaagatattgaaaaTCTTTTATACATtctggaagaggaacaaaaacctcttgattacctgagcattggttagatccgcagcgcaaatcactggtatcagagcttgcaaagagctcagcaggggaacCCCCCCATGGGGTCAATATCTGATTTGATTATAGAGAAACTAAATTCTCTATTAGAaacttctgatgaaaaatatcagatcctgcagaaagaaatatctagatgtcaaaatcatctagaaaaaattcctgttataatccaccaattagaaaaattggaaaacaaactggattatatcaaagatcttccaaaaacggaagaagaaaagctaacaagtgttagtagaaaaatccttgaacagcaaaaaacgctggattctatgaaaactatactgaatgacaagaaagtgcctacagtaaaaaagaaagctaatggattcaaaccattagaaagaccagagaatcctgttccaaacttgatttttctggatccttcaactagttctactagtattcggtatgaaaagccgaaagaaactcgagatgttaacatgatgagcatcttcgggaaaaagaaaggagtacaactcctaaatgctgaagaatttgaatacaatgaaatcgagcatgaggtaaaaaacgcctcaatcccaaagctagatttcaaacaaatatacaaaaggggaacatttgacctgatggatagccatcatttcaaattactggaatttacaaccccctctacaacaggagaaacagatctattactgatcactcctgctgaagttgccagagcaaaagcaaaaaattatcaatttatgcacattggagcagtccaagttggcataaaacttcttgctcgagaaggcataaactgttcagttctatgtgtcttacaagacaatagactggaagattttcaagctagtcttttgggaacccttgaagcatctctatgCAACCAggtggcatatttcaactgcttccccaacttctctaccagcttgaaagatgcagctcactgtctccgactgagagtcaagacagatggcatatctatgaaaaatgatatgcaagaattggcaatagtatacaggatatactataaactgatgagtaccatagtagagccaaagacaaggatatcaaacatctctggtcttactactggattcctcaccagtcagaagaaccattcacaacagatccacaaggttacttggaataaagtaacgtttcctattgaatggaaattatccggtccgaagctaccagcagaaagtgcaaaagcaaaaatttacgaaagcagaaagactggagaaatcagtctaaattttgacaatcacagaaaaagtgatgtctgtcctgagaatatcaggataaacaaaaatcttctcagaagaagctatagtactagagaagctagtactagtggcacaAAACCCACTACTGAAGAGCCAATCACTGAAGAAGacctagaagctgatctaaatagaccagttaatatgcttagagcacaaaagctctatgatctttatgaagaagcagaattctgtgaaaatccagaaagattagaaaaactaatcgaagaaatgaaaattttcaatccaggaaaggaaagaaaactccttccctaccaggatgttgaaatggaagaaggagaaagctccaaaacttccatcaccagagaaaaaggaaaggtgaaactccctatacaaaAGGTCGCTACGggcagagatggagaaagaaattctcaaagatttgtcccagaggacaagatacccagagtaccaattaccaattttggtatctggttagacctggataaaactctagacaagagaaaaactcttgaccaatgggtagacagcctgatgatggcatctgctctcacctttggaaaattcgaagctcctgatcttcagatgtactttgaaactactctcacaggagtagccaagaaatattatttctctttcaaagaaacagccagaggaaaagaatggctggaagatatcaaagcttcaaaatctccgtatgattttgcagtacccctgtacgatcagttctgtggagattctacaaatatgagtgaaaaggccagagaaacggccaaatcaaatatctatgctctcaagatttgtgacatgagatattttgaagaatacttgaatgaatttcaagaatattactgtacaattggtgaactagaaagcacagatctagtcaacctgttgcacaggaaactccctgaaccatggagaacggctgtgcgagaaagcatagcagaaaaaccaattgaaagattttcagttggaggaattgtcgacagaatccggcaattactgaaagaacaatgcaaagccaatcttagagctaagatggccaagaaacaactcaaaggagttgagaatttctgttatggaatattGGATGTACCCACTAACTGgagatgtcatgaatccaagttcctcagaaaaagaaaagaaaaatattaccccAAAAGATTCAGAAAGGGtaataagaaaagagattggaaattcaaaagaagttccaattacaaaaaACAACAGGAGGaaaatcctaaaaagaaattcttcaagaaaaggaagaatactcatcagcaTAAACAACAACCAGGCAAAAaggcttgcagatgttggttatgtaaagctgaagggcactatgccaatgaatgcccggaaaagggtaaaagatctactaaagctctctttgaagaatatgagcatatagtagaatctgcaaatatgaaaggctacgaaatagcctattctgatgatgaagaagacgacatgtcagtttactctgcctggtctgaagaagaagactattcatctgagtctgaaacagattctgaagtagagtacttcgaatccagacaaatgaatgttttgaaaatcaaaaactgggaagaaagcaagacagaaccccttatgtcttcttatcaggtgaaccctggtacattcgtttgcgACTACTGTttatgtcacgaaaaggatggtctccctatgttttgtgaagagtcaaaaaagacttatcacaaagaatgttTCATaactgaagcaagaagaaaaaccaagaatggccttgtcagccaattggtcgatcaagaatatgaagaatatttctctgagaaaaaagagaaagaagtagaaactttgttccaagaaatcatggaaccatcttcctcgaaACCAAAGGAAGAACTCATCGGAGAAAAAACCGATGACAACTTTGAACTGTTCGAAATACCAGAAATTGTAGAAATGGTAAAACCACCAAAGACTGCTCATCttttagaaagaaaagaagcagCTACAGCAGCCACTGAAACATGGGATCTACTTGGCCAACCCTCTGGCAAGTTTGACTATAAAGTCCGATATGATCCACCCTCATGGTTCAGTAATCCAGACTGCAAAGAGGTAATTCCTACCGGCTGGGATGATAcatgtaataacccgaaaattagtgtcaactatagaacactatattattagttatattcgaaAAGTCTTACTTTGTTTTGAGTATTTTCTTTTTAGAAATCAATATCATCACATACCGCACTGAGAAGATATGTAATTCTTTTTAATACTAGACTTCTAGTAAACTTATCAAAATACCTTAGTTCGTATttcttgtgtacactcgatatttaTCATTGAGCTCAATACTattatctatattatttttgtgatgcatgtcattttagtactaattattgctattttttttaccttaagaaagcactaaagttctttacttattaattgggtaaatgtgcatatggatgtgtgtgtacatacatacatacatacatacatacatatatatatatatatatatctatatatatatatatatatatatataattagcaagctgatttatgctttctttcttttattattattttttattattttatcttttcctttaatcatttaacctaaaTAGTGA
Coding sequences within:
- the LOC133709504 gene encoding protein TIFY 9 is translated as MYTPAAATVELDFLGVGTTTIMDQHRHNQQRGGGGDTFSTALPKSPFQKFLERGRSFRGIQAREVIPNLLSSEVLKSVIAARKSVAAAPENSPEKPKAKPMTIFYGGSVSVFDVTPDKFESIVKLAMEEKFKAAGAADHQPLEPKQQQLVNVEDPLNEDLPIARGKYLPIARGKSLQRFLEKRKERLNTVSPYGCHTTNC